ATAGGTGGTGTTTTATTAACCTTTAAACATAAACCATTTAACAAATATGCAATCCGTAATATTATCCCCGGTTTAATTTGGGCTGCGGGGAATATGTTTTTATTTATTTCTCAGCCACGTGTAGGAGTAGCCACAAGTTTTTCTCTTTCCCAAATGGGAATCGTGATTTCAACTTTAGGTGGAATATTTATCATTGGTGAGAAAAAAACAAAACGACAACTTATAGCCATTTTCATTGGGATTATTTTTATTGTCGCTTCTGGAATTATGCTAGGGTTGGCGAAAGGATAAGAAGGAGGATTTTGCATGTATTCAGATTTAGAAGGAAAAGTTATTGTTATTACAGGTGCATCAACAGGATTAGGAAAAGCAATGGCCTTACGCTTTGGCGAGGAGAAAGCAAAAGTTGTCATTAATTTCCTCTCAAATGAAAATGAGGCAAATGCAGTTGTTGAAGGAGTGAAAAAAGCAGGTGGGGATGCTATAGCTGTAAAAGGAGATGTGACAGTTGAAGAGGATGTCATCAATCTGGTACAGACTGCTGTGAATAAGTTTGGAACCCTCGATGTGATGATTAATAATGCGGGTATTGAAAATCCAGTAGCTTCCCATGAAATGCCGTTAAGCGACTGGAATAGAGTGATCAATACCAATTTAACAGGTGCGTTTTTAGGAAGTCGAGAAGCAATTAAATATTTCGTGGAGTACGACATTAAAGGTTCTGTTATCAATATGTCCAGTGTCCATGAGAAAATTCCTTGGCCTTTATTTGTGCATTATGCTGCTAGTAAAGGGGGCATTAAATTAATGACTGAAACATTAGCTTTAGAATATGCTCCTAAGGGAATTCGTG
This portion of the Solibacillus daqui genome encodes:
- the gdh gene encoding glucose 1-dehydrogenase yields the protein MYSDLEGKVIVITGASTGLGKAMALRFGEEKAKVVINFLSNENEANAVVEGVKKAGGDAIAVKGDVTVEEDVINLVQTAVNKFGTLDVMINNAGIENPVASHEMPLSDWNRVINTNLTGAFLGSREAIKYFVEYDIKGSVINMSSVHEKIPWPLFVHYAASKGGIKLMTETLALEYAPKGIRVNNIGPGAINTPINAEKFADPAKRADVESMVPMGYIGKPEEIAAVAAWLSSSQASYVTGITLFADGGMTLYPEFQAGRG